A single Corynebacterium stationis DNA region contains:
- a CDS encoding YaaA family protein: MLIILPPSETKAFGGDGPALNLASLSFPSLQENRENIVDVLRNYDVDEAMKALKISETLRPEAEENTKLLTGPTMPALYRYTGVLYDALDAKTLSGKAWDQLAIGSALFGVVRARDMIPFYRLSGGTKLDDATMKSRWGKSITQALEAENDFIIDLRSGTYQTLGKVKDAVTVRVENSEGKVISHFNKFYKGQLARAIADKVITSIDDIMDTPGFKFTEVNGKQLTMVV, translated from the coding sequence ATGCTCATTATCCTCCCTCCTAGTGAAACAAAAGCTTTTGGCGGCGACGGGCCAGCTTTAAATTTGGCCTCGCTGTCCTTTCCCAGTTTGCAAGAAAATCGAGAAAATATAGTCGATGTACTGCGCAATTATGATGTTGACGAAGCAATGAAGGCGTTAAAGATATCGGAAACCCTGCGCCCGGAGGCAGAAGAAAACACAAAGCTTCTCACCGGCCCCACCATGCCGGCATTGTATCGCTACACGGGCGTTTTATACGACGCATTAGATGCCAAAACCCTCTCCGGAAAAGCATGGGATCAGCTGGCAATCGGCTCAGCGCTGTTCGGGGTTGTTCGCGCGCGGGACATGATTCCGTTTTATCGGCTATCCGGCGGCACAAAGCTTGACGATGCCACCATGAAGTCACGCTGGGGAAAATCGATCACGCAAGCACTTGAGGCCGAAAATGACTTCATCATCGACCTGCGCTCAGGTACTTATCAAACACTCGGCAAGGTCAAAGACGCGGTAACGGTGCGCGTGGAAAATTCCGAAGGAAAAGTGATCTCACACTTCAACAAGTTTTACAAAGGCCAACTCGCGCGCGCAATCGCCGACAAAGTCATCACCAGCATTGATGACATCATGGACACTCCGGGCTTTAAGTTCACCGAAGTCAACGGCAAGCAGCTAACGATGGTTGTCTAG
- a CDS encoding proline--tRNA ligase yields MITRLSELFLRTLREDPAEAEVPSHKLLVRAGYLRRAAPGVYSWLPLGLRTLRKIEDVVREEMNAIGGQELLFPALLPREPYELTDRWTEYGDNLFRLKDRKGADMLLGPTHEEMFAQTVKDLYSSYKDFPVTLYQIQTKYRDEERPRAGILRGREFIMKDSYSFDMSDEGLEESYARHRKAYQNIFDRLGIEYAICRATSGAMGGSASEEFLAVSEVGEDTFVHATDGDYAANVEAVVTPVPAEIDFTNLPEAKVYETPDSETIDTLVEWARAEGITIDGREVTADDTLKCMMVKITQPGEEPELAGVLIPGSRALAPKRLEAALEPATFELATDADFKENSFLVKGYVGPRGLNSNGVKVYADPRVVSGTSWITGADNRNHHVVGLVAGRDFQIDEVVEASEIHEGDPAPEGQGTLTLKRGIELGHIFQLGRKYTEAFDVQILDENGKRAVPTMGSYGIGVSRMMAVLAEQRHDEKGLNWPLDVAPYQVHVAVANKDQDAIEAGNKLVEALDKAGVEVLFDDRPKVSPGVKFKDAELLGMPFCAILGRSFKDGIIELRIRGGETLEVPADSIVEELLARL; encoded by the coding sequence ATGATTACTCGCCTTTCTGAGCTGTTTTTGCGTACCTTGCGGGAAGATCCCGCAGAAGCTGAAGTTCCAAGCCACAAGCTACTTGTTCGCGCAGGTTACCTGCGCCGTGCCGCACCCGGTGTTTATTCCTGGTTGCCACTGGGGCTTCGCACCCTGCGCAAGATTGAAGATGTTGTGCGTGAAGAAATGAATGCTATCGGCGGCCAAGAGCTACTATTCCCAGCGCTTCTGCCACGTGAACCATATGAGCTTACGGATCGCTGGACCGAATATGGCGATAACTTGTTCCGCCTGAAAGACCGCAAGGGCGCGGACATGCTGCTGGGGCCAACCCATGAGGAGATGTTTGCCCAAACGGTTAAAGACTTGTACTCCTCATATAAGGATTTCCCGGTTACGCTGTACCAAATCCAGACCAAGTACCGCGACGAAGAGCGTCCACGCGCGGGTATCTTGCGCGGCCGTGAATTCATCATGAAGGACTCATACTCCTTCGATATGTCTGATGAAGGCCTCGAAGAGTCCTATGCGCGCCACCGCAAGGCGTATCAAAATATCTTTGACCGCTTAGGTATCGAGTACGCGATTTGCCGCGCGACTTCGGGTGCTATGGGCGGTTCAGCCTCAGAAGAGTTCCTCGCGGTCTCGGAGGTTGGCGAGGACACCTTCGTGCATGCCACCGATGGTGATTACGCAGCGAATGTTGAAGCCGTGGTTACTCCTGTTCCTGCGGAAATTGACTTCACCAACTTGCCTGAGGCAAAGGTCTACGAAACCCCAGATTCAGAGACCATCGACACCTTGGTCGAGTGGGCGCGTGCAGAAGGCATTACTATCGATGGCCGCGAGGTCACCGCTGATGACACCTTAAAGTGCATGATGGTCAAGATCACCCAGCCAGGCGAGGAGCCAGAGCTGGCTGGCGTTTTGATTCCAGGCAGCCGCGCCTTGGCACCAAAACGTCTGGAAGCAGCGTTGGAGCCAGCGACCTTTGAGCTAGCTACCGATGCTGACTTCAAGGAGAATTCCTTCTTGGTCAAGGGCTATGTTGGCCCGCGTGGCCTCAACTCCAATGGCGTTAAGGTCTACGCTGACCCACGCGTGGTCTCCGGTACTTCTTGGATCACCGGTGCTGATAATAGGAACCACCACGTGGTTGGTTTGGTTGCAGGCCGTGATTTCCAGATTGATGAGGTTGTTGAAGCGTCTGAGATTCATGAGGGCGACCCAGCTCCAGAAGGACAAGGCACTCTGACTCTGAAGCGCGGCATTGAGCTTGGCCACATCTTCCAACTGGGCCGTAAGTACACCGAAGCTTTCGATGTGCAGATTCTGGATGAAAACGGCAAGCGCGCTGTACCTACCATGGGTTCCTACGGCATTGGTGTCTCGCGCATGATGGCGGTCCTTGCTGAGCAGCGCCATGATGAAAAGGGCCTGAATTGGCCGCTCGATGTTGCTCCTTACCAGGTGCATGTGGCGGTTGCGAACAAGGACCAGGATGCGATTGAAGCCGGCAATAAGCTGGTGGAAGCACTGGACAAGGCCGGCGTCGAGGTGCTTTTCGATGACCGCCCGAAAGTTTCTCCTGGCGTCAAATTTAAGGATGCCGAATTGCTCGGCATGCCATTCTGCGCAATCTTGGGCCGTTCTTTCAAAGACGGCATCATCGAATTGCGCATTCGTGGCGGCGAAACCTTGGAAGTACCAGCAGATTCCATCGTGGAAGAGCTGCTCGCGCGACTATAG
- the rimP gene encoding ribosome maturation factor RimP: MAFPSEQKLEEFLAPILADHQLDVEQIKTTKAGKKSQVVIRIDGENRPSSDVLEQMSRIIGEAFDAAEESGELNFGAGYTLEISTPGVDLPLTAARHFRRNRGRKIKSSLGELRIGALSEDELNVVVVTSTKDIAKVQVQRLENLVGSVVEIEFAPAPTVEQDIVELSFEAAKELAAED; the protein is encoded by the coding sequence ATGGCTTTCCCAAGTGAACAAAAATTAGAAGAATTCCTCGCCCCGATTTTAGCTGACCACCAACTTGATGTGGAACAGATCAAAACCACCAAGGCGGGCAAGAAATCCCAGGTAGTCATCCGAATCGATGGGGAGAATCGTCCATCCTCGGATGTGCTTGAACAGATGTCGCGCATCATCGGCGAAGCCTTCGACGCCGCGGAAGAATCCGGTGAACTCAACTTCGGTGCCGGTTACACCCTCGAAATCTCTACTCCAGGGGTAGACCTACCGCTGACTGCTGCGCGACACTTTCGACGCAACCGTGGCCGAAAGATTAAATCCTCACTCGGTGAGCTGCGCATCGGCGCTTTAAGCGAAGATGAACTAAACGTGGTTGTTGTAACAAGCACCAAAGATATAGCCAAGGTACAGGTACAGCGATTGGAAAACCTTGTGGGTTCAGTGGTAGAAATTGAATTCGCACCTGCTCCCACCGTAGAGCAGGATATCGTCGAGCTCAGCTTCGAAGCTGCCAAGGAATTGGCGGCGGAAGACTAA
- the nusA gene encoding transcription termination factor NusA gives MNIDIDALRAIETERGVPVNDLLTSVAGGLLYAYTEYRDGNIEEDHKARVDIDADTGEVSVVVTEIDESGEVITEFDDTPTNFGRVAAPAVRDAIYKRLREVEADRAYDSYAELQGTVVSGVVHQDAHANSRGIVVVQLGTEIDIKEGKTQDGILLPAEQIPGERLRHGTRVRAYVVGVQKEGARVQVLLSRTHPELVRGLFELEVPEVLDGAVEIVAIAREAGHRSKVAVTGQVKGLNAKGACIGPRGQRVTNVMQALGGEKIDIIDFNEDPSVYVGNALAPSKVVRVEVLDEEAQLARVTVPDYQLSLAIGKEGQNARLAARLTGWKIDIHSDADKVE, from the coding sequence GTGAATATTGATATCGACGCGTTACGTGCAATCGAAACCGAGCGCGGTGTTCCAGTAAATGATTTGCTGACTTCAGTGGCCGGTGGCTTGCTGTATGCCTACACCGAATACCGCGACGGCAACATCGAGGAAGACCATAAGGCCCGCGTAGATATTGATGCTGATACCGGCGAAGTTTCTGTCGTCGTTACCGAAATCGATGAAAGCGGCGAAGTCATCACCGAATTTGATGACACTCCCACCAACTTTGGGCGAGTTGCGGCACCTGCTGTCCGCGACGCCATCTACAAGCGCCTGCGTGAAGTAGAAGCAGACCGCGCATATGATTCCTATGCAGAACTGCAAGGCACCGTTGTCTCTGGCGTGGTTCATCAGGACGCACATGCCAATTCCCGTGGCATCGTAGTTGTGCAGTTGGGCACCGAAATTGACATCAAAGAAGGCAAAACCCAAGACGGAATCTTGCTCCCTGCTGAGCAAATCCCAGGCGAGCGTCTTCGTCACGGCACCCGCGTGCGTGCTTATGTCGTAGGAGTGCAAAAAGAAGGCGCGCGTGTCCAAGTTCTTCTGTCACGCACACACCCTGAATTGGTCCGCGGCCTGTTCGAGCTGGAAGTACCAGAAGTTCTTGATGGGGCAGTAGAAATTGTTGCCATCGCGCGTGAAGCTGGACACCGTTCGAAGGTTGCCGTGACCGGCCAGGTCAAAGGTCTCAACGCTAAGGGTGCCTGCATTGGCCCACGCGGTCAGCGCGTAACCAACGTGATGCAGGCGCTCGGCGGAGAAAAGATCGACATCATTGATTTCAATGAAGATCCGAGCGTGTATGTCGGCAATGCTTTGGCACCGTCAAAGGTCGTGCGAGTAGAAGTGCTCGACGAGGAAGCTCAGCTGGCACGCGTTACCGTTCCTGATTACCAACTGTCTTTGGCCATTGGTAAAGAGGGACAAAATGCTCGCCTTGCCGCGCGTCTGACTGGATGGAAGATCGACATCCACTCGGATGCTGACAAGGTGGAATAA
- a CDS encoding YlxR family protein, which yields MCIATRQRLPDTQLLRVVADTQGCIIPDPGRRLPGRGAWITPDLAAYELAEKRRAFARALRLSAPVDTGQVREYISKTFEIVRKTEH from the coding sequence ATGTGCATAGCAACACGACAACGTCTACCGGATACGCAGCTATTGCGTGTGGTGGCTGATACGCAAGGTTGTATCATCCCCGATCCTGGCAGGCGGCTTCCCGGCAGGGGAGCCTGGATTACTCCAGATTTAGCTGCATATGAGCTTGCGGAGAAGCGTCGGGCTTTTGCTCGCGCACTCCGGCTGTCCGCACCCGTGGATACAGGTCAAGTACGAGAGTACATATCCAAGACCTTCGAGATTGTAAGGAAGACCGAACACTGA
- the infB gene encoding translation initiation factor IF-2, whose translation MAGKLRVHELAKQLGITSKELLGTLKEQGEFVKTASSTIEPPVVKKMRAHYEAQGIGKDNTEAPTNAAPAKPGAPKPGAPKPAAPKPAAAKPAAAKPTPAKPAAAKPAAPKPASPKPATPKPEAAKPAAPKPAAPKPGAPKPGAEGGPTPRSMPKPGGSRRVANNPFSSGGGSGDRPAPRPGGAKGPRQKPQGGKRDGQRPDNRENKPQSGGQSGGRRPSPAMMPSHPNPAAMPQKAAAAGGRGRGGRPGKGGPGAGTGAGAPGGFRSGPGGRGGRRGGTAGAFGRPGGAPRRGKKSKRQKRNEYEELRAPNVVGGVRLPDGKGESIRLRRGASLADFAEKIGADPAALVQALFNLGEMVTATASVSEETLQLLGAEINYDVQVVSPEDEDRELLESFDLQFGDDEGTEEDLAKRPPVVTVMGHVDHGKTRLLDTVRRTNEGAGEAGGITQGIGAYQTQVDIDGGERTITFLDTPGHEAFTAMRARGAKSTDLAILVVAADDGVMPQTVEAINHAKAANIPVVVAVNKIDKPEAAPDKIRGQLTEYGLVPEEYGGDTMFVDISAKAGTNIDALLEAVVLTADAALELTANPDMDAQGVSIEAHLDRGRGPVATVIVQRGTLRVGDSIVVGDSFGRVRRMLDEFGQDVEEAGPSRPVQVQGLNGVPGAGDNLLVVEDDRVARQIAAQRDARKRSALQAKSRKRVSLEDLDSVLKETSTLNLILKGDNAGSVEALEDALLDIEIDDEVQLNIIDRGVGAVTQTNVSLAAASDAVIIAFNVRAEGKATEEANAEGVDVRYYTVIYRAIEEVEQALKGMLKPIYEERDTGAAEIRALFKSSAIGTIAGCMVTEGKVKRNGKVRIVRDGNVITSDAKIESLRHEKDDANEINAGYECGMVLSYPDIQVGDFIQAYEEVEVPRT comes from the coding sequence GTGGCAGGTAAGCTACGCGTTCATGAGCTGGCGAAACAGCTCGGAATTACCAGTAAAGAACTACTCGGCACGCTCAAAGAGCAAGGCGAGTTTGTAAAGACCGCATCATCGACCATCGAACCACCGGTGGTTAAGAAGATGCGTGCACACTATGAAGCACAGGGGATCGGCAAAGATAACACCGAGGCCCCGACTAATGCTGCTCCAGCAAAGCCAGGCGCTCCTAAACCAGGCGCGCCAAAGCCAGCAGCACCTAAGCCTGCAGCTGCTAAGCCAGCAGCTGCAAAGCCAACCCCGGCTAAGCCAGCAGCTGCAAAGCCTGCAGCTCCGAAACCGGCTTCACCTAAGCCGGCGACGCCGAAGCCAGAGGCAGCAAAGCCAGCAGCTCCTAAGCCGGCAGCACCAAAGCCTGGTGCTCCGAAACCAGGTGCTGAGGGCGGCCCAACTCCACGCTCTATGCCAAAGCCTGGCGGTTCACGCCGCGTGGCTAATAACCCATTTTCTTCCGGTGGCGGTTCAGGCGATCGTCCTGCACCTCGCCCAGGTGGAGCAAAGGGTCCACGCCAAAAGCCACAGGGTGGCAAGCGTGATGGACAGCGTCCAGACAACCGTGAAAACAAGCCACAGTCTGGTGGCCAGTCAGGTGGTCGCCGTCCGTCGCCAGCGATGATGCCTTCGCACCCGAACCCAGCAGCAATGCCTCAAAAGGCAGCAGCTGCGGGTGGCCGCGGTCGTGGCGGTCGTCCAGGCAAGGGTGGACCAGGTGCCGGTACCGGCGCTGGTGCACCAGGCGGATTCCGCAGCGGTCCAGGTGGACGCGGCGGACGTCGCGGTGGCACCGCTGGTGCATTCGGCCGTCCAGGTGGCGCACCACGTCGTGGTAAGAAGTCGAAGCGTCAGAAGAGGAATGAATACGAAGAGCTACGTGCACCAAACGTAGTTGGTGGCGTACGCCTTCCAGACGGCAAGGGCGAATCAATTCGCCTGCGTCGTGGCGCATCCTTGGCTGACTTCGCCGAGAAGATCGGTGCAGATCCAGCAGCATTGGTACAGGCACTGTTTAACCTCGGTGAAATGGTGACCGCAACTGCTTCCGTTTCGGAAGAGACCTTGCAGCTGCTGGGTGCTGAAATCAACTACGATGTTCAGGTTGTTTCCCCAGAAGACGAAGACCGTGAACTGCTGGAGTCCTTTGACCTGCAGTTCGGTGATGACGAAGGCACTGAGGAAGACCTTGCTAAGCGTCCTCCAGTTGTTACCGTCATGGGTCACGTTGACCACGGTAAGACGCGTCTTCTGGATACAGTTCGTCGTACCAACGAAGGCGCGGGCGAGGCCGGCGGTATTACCCAGGGCATTGGTGCATACCAGACCCAGGTTGATATCGACGGTGGCGAGCGCACCATTACTTTCCTGGATACCCCAGGTCACGAGGCGTTTACCGCCATGCGTGCCCGCGGTGCAAAGTCCACTGACTTGGCAATTTTGGTTGTTGCTGCAGACGACGGCGTTATGCCACAGACCGTCGAAGCAATCAACCACGCCAAGGCAGCAAATATCCCAGTCGTGGTTGCCGTGAACAAGATTGATAAGCCAGAAGCTGCTCCGGACAAGATCCGTGGTCAGCTGACGGAATACGGTCTGGTTCCGGAAGAATATGGTGGTGACACCATGTTCGTCGACATCTCGGCGAAGGCTGGCACCAACATCGATGCATTGTTGGAAGCTGTAGTCCTAACCGCTGATGCGGCTCTGGAACTAACTGCAAACCCAGACATGGATGCACAGGGTGTTTCCATCGAAGCTCACCTCGATCGTGGTCGTGGTCCAGTCGCAACCGTTATCGTTCAGCGCGGTACTTTGCGCGTGGGCGACTCCATCGTCGTGGGCGACTCCTTCGGTCGCGTACGTCGCATGCTCGACGAGTTCGGTCAGGACGTCGAAGAAGCTGGTCCATCCCGTCCAGTTCAGGTTCAGGGTCTTAACGGTGTTCCTGGTGCTGGTGACAATCTCTTGGTTGTTGAAGACGACCGCGTGGCGCGTCAGATTGCAGCTCAGCGTGACGCACGTAAGCGTTCTGCACTGCAGGCTAAGTCCCGCAAGCGTGTTTCCCTTGAGGATCTGGATTCAGTACTTAAGGAAACTTCGACGCTCAACCTCATCCTCAAGGGTGACAACGCCGGTTCTGTTGAAGCACTGGAAGACGCACTGCTTGATATTGAGATTGATGACGAGGTACAGCTCAACATCATCGACCGTGGTGTTGGTGCAGTTACTCAGACCAACGTCTCCTTGGCTGCCGCCTCTGATGCTGTCATCATTGCCTTCAACGTTCGCGCAGAAGGCAAGGCAACTGAAGAAGCTAACGCTGAAGGCGTCGACGTTCGCTACTACACCGTTATCTACCGTGCTATCGAAGAAGTTGAGCAGGCACTCAAGGGCATGCTCAAGCCAATCTACGAAGAGCGCGACACCGGTGCGGCAGAGATCCGTGCCCTGTTCAAGTCCTCCGCTATCGGTACCATCGCTGGTTGTATGGTCACCGAGGGCAAGGTCAAGCGCAACGGCAAGGTACGTATTGTCCGCGATGGCAATGTCATTACTTCCGATGCCAAGATTGAGTCCTTGCGTCACGAGAAGGACGACGCAAACGAAATCAACGCTGGTTACGAGTGCGGTATGGTTCTGTCCTACCCAGATATCCAGGTTGGCGACTTCATCCAGGCATACGAAGAGGTTGAAGTGCCACGTACCTGA
- the rbfA gene encoding 30S ribosome-binding factor RbfA, translating to MADHARAARMAKRIQTIVATAIEREIKDRRLELVTITDTRVTGDLHDATVFYTVRGVDIDSEPDLDQAAEALNRAKGQLRKIVGDQLQVRFTPTLAFEFDAVPEASAHMEALLARARARDEELAKLKENAKPAGEANPYKTDGE from the coding sequence ATGGCTGATCATGCACGCGCGGCCCGGATGGCAAAGCGCATTCAAACTATTGTGGCAACCGCCATCGAGCGTGAAATTAAAGATCGCAGGCTTGAACTTGTCACCATTACTGATACCCGTGTTACCGGTGACCTACATGACGCAACCGTGTTTTACACCGTGCGCGGCGTTGACATTGACTCAGAACCAGATCTGGATCAGGCTGCTGAAGCTCTAAACCGTGCCAAGGGGCAGCTGCGCAAGATCGTTGGCGATCAGTTGCAGGTGCGCTTTACCCCGACCTTGGCTTTCGAGTTCGATGCTGTTCCAGAAGCATCAGCTCACATGGAAGCATTGCTTGCACGTGCCCGCGCACGTGATGAAGAGCTGGCGAAGCTCAAGGAAAATGCTAAGCCAGCTGGCGAAGCTAATCCATATAAGACGGATGGGGAATAA
- a CDS encoding DHH family phosphoesterase, with protein MSSISEVVGALQEADSVCIVAHLRPDADALGSMATLHLGLEQLGKKTRCVVGQDWPISENLFTIPGTDTVEVTTSLPTGYDLYVTVDCGSLDRTGLLARDLAKAIRRGNVVCIDHHASNHGFGNINLVDVSCESTTTVLAPVLEELGVTLNSEIAHAMYAGLVTDTGSFRWGRPQMHSFAGKLMEYGLDTKQIAVDLMDSNTAEDLQMLGRVLANVQIVPAGKHTMAVLVGRYDVISGHSDSAVETMVDFVRALDGTDLGVVFKEQVPGFWAVSLRSNDVNCSQVARRLGGGGHVPAAGYSTSGEPEDIIAELVDIVGQF; from the coding sequence ATGTCCTCTATTTCAGAAGTGGTGGGAGCACTCCAGGAAGCTGACTCGGTGTGTATCGTGGCCCATCTCCGTCCAGATGCAGATGCTTTAGGTTCGATGGCTACGTTGCACCTGGGGCTAGAGCAACTTGGTAAAAAGACTCGTTGCGTAGTTGGCCAAGATTGGCCCATTTCAGAGAATCTTTTTACGATTCCAGGCACTGACACCGTGGAAGTAACAACGAGTTTGCCCACCGGCTATGACTTGTATGTCACGGTGGATTGCGGCTCGTTGGATCGCACCGGATTGCTTGCACGCGATTTAGCCAAGGCCATCCGACGCGGCAACGTGGTCTGCATTGACCACCATGCCTCTAACCACGGTTTTGGCAATATCAACTTGGTTGATGTCTCGTGTGAGTCGACGACGACGGTTTTAGCACCGGTACTGGAAGAACTTGGTGTGACTCTCAACTCTGAGATAGCGCATGCAATGTATGCAGGTTTGGTCACTGACACCGGAAGTTTCCGGTGGGGCCGGCCCCAGATGCACAGCTTTGCTGGAAAGCTGATGGAGTACGGGCTAGATACCAAGCAGATCGCCGTAGATCTGATGGACTCCAACACAGCAGAAGATTTGCAGATGCTTGGTCGAGTGCTGGCTAATGTGCAGATTGTTCCGGCCGGCAAGCACACCATGGCGGTGCTGGTTGGTCGCTATGATGTCATCTCCGGGCATTCGGATTCTGCAGTAGAGACTATGGTTGATTTCGTGCGTGCTTTAGATGGCACGGATTTAGGCGTGGTGTTTAAGGAACAGGTGCCAGGATTTTGGGCTGTTTCACTACGCTCTAATGACGTCAACTGCTCGCAGGTTGCTCGCCGCCTTGGTGGCGGGGGACATGTTCCTGCCGCAGGGTATTCGACCTCAGGAGAGCCAGAAGACATTATTGCGGAACTAGTGGATATCGTTGGTCAGTTCTAA
- a CDS encoding MATE family efflux transporter — translation MVSSKDSQVSARRVFGLALPALGVLAAMPLYLLLDTAVVGRLGASQLAALGAAAAVQSVVTTQLTFLSYGTTARSSRLFGSGDRQGAIAEGVQATYVALIVGFGLACIMWLFGGQIALWMTGNPETASLAASWLHVAALSIPITLVEMAGNGWLRGVQDTKRPLYFTLAGLIPGAIAVPIFVHWWGLVGSAWANVLGMGIIALLFLLELKKQHTGSWRLRPRVIKRQLVLGRDLIIRSASLQVAFLSAAAVAARFGTAPLAAHQVMLQIWNFLTLILDSLAIAAQTLIGAALGAKSVDTARNAGQKIIVYSTIFSAALALVFALGAGFIPRIFTSDADVLNAMAIPWWIMIAMIIAGGVLFAIDGVLLGAGDAAFLRTITVGSVIIGFLPGIWIAYALDFGLAGIWAGLAAFILLRTVAVVFRFYSMRWAVVS, via the coding sequence TTGGTCAGTTCTAAGGATTCCCAAGTATCTGCGCGGAGGGTCTTCGGGCTTGCGCTACCGGCGCTCGGGGTATTAGCGGCGATGCCGCTGTATCTTTTGCTGGATACAGCGGTGGTCGGGCGCCTAGGTGCATCGCAGTTGGCGGCTTTGGGCGCGGCTGCGGCGGTGCAGTCGGTCGTGACTACACAGCTGACTTTCTTGTCCTATGGCACCACCGCGCGGTCCTCTCGGCTGTTTGGGTCAGGGGATAGGCAAGGGGCAATCGCCGAAGGCGTGCAGGCGACTTATGTTGCGCTGATCGTCGGCTTCGGGCTGGCGTGCATCATGTGGCTGTTTGGCGGCCAGATTGCTTTGTGGATGACGGGTAATCCCGAAACCGCTAGTCTGGCTGCCTCGTGGCTGCACGTCGCTGCCTTATCGATTCCCATCACACTCGTGGAAATGGCCGGAAATGGCTGGTTGCGTGGAGTCCAAGATACTAAACGGCCATTGTATTTTACGCTCGCAGGCTTGATCCCAGGCGCGATTGCTGTGCCGATATTTGTGCACTGGTGGGGGCTTGTGGGCTCCGCCTGGGCCAATGTTTTGGGCATGGGCATTATTGCTCTGCTATTTTTGCTCGAGTTGAAAAAGCAGCACACCGGCTCGTGGCGGTTGCGACCCCGCGTTATTAAACGTCAGTTGGTCTTGGGGCGAGACTTGATTATCCGTTCCGCGAGCTTGCAGGTGGCATTCTTATCGGCCGCGGCGGTAGCAGCACGCTTTGGTACTGCTCCATTGGCAGCCCACCAAGTCATGCTGCAGATATGGAATTTCCTCACGCTGATTCTAGACTCGTTGGCTATCGCCGCCCAGACGCTCATCGGCGCTGCCTTGGGCGCGAAGTCAGTGGATACAGCACGCAATGCTGGACAGAAGATCATTGTCTACTCGACGATATTCTCCGCTGCTTTGGCGTTGGTCTTTGCACTCGGCGCAGGATTTATCCCGCGGATTTTCACCTCGGATGCGGACGTCTTAAATGCAATGGCAATTCCGTGGTGGATTATGATTGCCATGATTATTGCTGGTGGCGTGCTTTTTGCCATCGATGGCGTGCTGCTGGGCGCAGGCGATGCTGCCTTCTTGCGCACGATTACCGTTGGCTCTGTGATCATCGGCTTTTTGCCGGGTATCTGGATTGCTTATGCACTAGATTTCGGACTCGCAGGTATTTGGGCAGGCCTTGCTGCGTTTATCCTTCTGCGTACAGTCGCTGTTGTTTTCCGCTTTTATTCGATGCGTTGGGCAGTAGTGAGCTAA
- a CDS encoding metallophosphoesterase family protein, whose amino-acid sequence MAGKLSHTTLWAVSDLHAAVKANNGRIDEIQPTNSSDWLIVAGDVAERTDLVLRVLHKLRTRFAKVIWVPGNHELFSRSTDRYRGREKYDELVEGCRDIDVLTPEDPFAVFNGVTIAPLFTLYDYSFRAPGSTVEDAIAAAVDRQIMMTDEIAIAPFVDVRAWCWDRLAYSIKRLSRITGPTVLINHWPLVQEPTLKMRWPEIGLWCGSRHTRHWPTRYNAEAVIYGHLHMPSVDKIDGVDHIEVSLGYPREWMAHQGHQLWPYPVLTMEEGAQ is encoded by the coding sequence ATGGCTGGAAAGTTATCGCACACGACGTTGTGGGCGGTTTCTGACCTGCATGCAGCCGTTAAGGCAAATAACGGCCGCATCGATGAAATACAGCCTACGAATTCTTCAGACTGGTTAATCGTGGCCGGAGATGTCGCTGAACGCACGGACTTAGTGCTCCGCGTGCTCCACAAACTGCGTACACGTTTCGCCAAGGTTATTTGGGTACCAGGAAACCACGAGCTCTTTTCACGATCGACAGATCGGTATCGCGGGCGTGAGAAGTATGACGAGCTGGTAGAAGGCTGTCGTGATATCGATGTGCTAACTCCGGAGGACCCTTTTGCGGTGTTCAACGGGGTTACTATCGCGCCGCTTTTTACTTTGTACGACTATTCTTTCCGTGCACCGGGCTCCACTGTTGAAGACGCAATTGCGGCCGCCGTGGACCGCCAAATCATGATGACAGATGAAATTGCGATTGCTCCATTCGTGGATGTGCGCGCATGGTGCTGGGACCGGCTGGCGTATTCGATTAAGCGTTTGTCACGCATAACTGGTCCGACGGTGCTGATTAATCACTGGCCACTAGTGCAAGAACCAACGCTGAAAATGCGGTGGCCAGAAATTGGTCTGTGGTGCGGATCTCGGCATACTCGGCATTGGCCAACCCGTTATAACGCTGAAGCAGTAATTTATGGTCACCTTCATATGCCATCTGTCGATAAGATTGATGGGGTAGACCACATTGAAGTTTCTTTAGGATACCCACGCGAGTGGATGGCTCATCAAGGTCATCAACTGTGGCCCTATCCCGTGTTGACAATGGAGGAGGGTGCGCAATGA